GCCGAGCGATTTCTTCGCGCGCCGCCACGGCTCGTCGGCCTGTTTGTAGACGATGTGGCGCACGTCGTTGAGGCGGCCCGGTTGCGCCGGACGCCCTTCGGCCAGCCATTTCTCGCGCGACTGGCCGCCCTTCCATGCGCGGGTCGTGAAGCCGAGAATCTCGGTCTTGACCCCGACCCGCTCCAGCGTGCGCGCGAGGATATCGGCGCTGATCGCGGCGATGCTGATCGGGCGGCCGCGCATCGACCCCGAATTGTCGATCAGCAGGGTGACGACCGTGTCCTTGAACTCGGTATCCTTCTCGACCTTGTAGGACAAAGACTGCATCGGGTTGACGATCACCCGTGCGAGGCGCGCGGCGTCGAGCAGCCCTTCGTCCTGATCGAAGTCCCAGCTGCGGTTCTGTTGCGCCATCAACCGCCGCTGGAGCCGGTTGGCAAGCTTGGTCACCACGCCCTGAAGGTTCGACAATTGATTGTCGAGATAGGCGCGCAGCCGGTCGAGCTCCTCATCGTCACACAGGTCGGTGGCGGCGATCACCTCGTCATATTGCGTGGTGTACGCGCCATAGTCGAACTGCATCGGCATGTCGGACCAGGGGCGATTGGGGCGGACGGGCATCATCCCCTCGTCCCCGGCATCGCCGGGATCGCCCTCGCCGTCCTCGAACTCGCCCTGCTCCTGCTCGCTCTCCTCGCCCTCGTCGGTCTCGCCCTCGCGCTGCTCACCGCGCGCGTCGATCTCGCCCTCGCCGGTCTCTCCCTGTTCGTCGCCGGCGTCGGCCTCACTCTCGTCGACGTCGTCGGTGCCCTCGTCCTCGCCGCCGCCCTCGTCGGACTCGTCGGGGATGAGGTCGCCCTCGGTCAGCTCCAGATCGGCAAGCAGATTGCCGACCAGTTTCGCGAAGGTCGCCTGATCGTCGATCGCCAGCGCCAGCGCGTCGAGATCCGCGCCACCCTTGTCCTCGATCCAGTCGCGCACCAGCGCCAGGCCGAGCGCGGCGGCGGCAGGAGACTCCCGCCCGGTCAGGCGTTCGCGCACAAGCAGCTGAACTGCGGTCGACAGCGGCACCTCGTCCCGCGTCCGCGCGCGGCTGATCGGGTCCGAGCGCATCTTCATCTCGAGCGCATGGTCGAGATTGTCGGCGATCCCGGCATAGCCACGCGATCCCAGCGCCTCGACCCGCGCGGTCTCGACCGCATCGAACACGGCGCGCGCCACTGGCTCCTTCGGGGCTGCCTTCAAATGGGTCGCGGCGTCGTGCAGGCGCAGCCGCAACGCAAAGCCGTCGGCAAAACCGCGCGCCTCCGCCACCTGTTCGGGCGGCAGGGTGCGACCGGGCATCGGCACCTTGAGATGCCGCCCCGATTGCGCGGGCGCGTCGGCGGTAAAGGCAAGCTCAAGCTCGGCCTCGTGGCTCAACGCTCGCGCGGTCCCGGCAAGGACGGACTTGAACTGATCGAGGGGAGTGTCGCTGGCCATGCGATTTCCATGCGCGGAGCGGCCGCGCGACACAAGCGGGGAGCGCGTCCCGTCAAAGCCGAAGTCCGGGAAGTGGGTAATTTTACGGACCACGCGACCCGCGGTGCCGTCCCCCCACCTATAGATTGAGCCATCAACCGGGTCAGTTCGCGACAGCAACGATCGCCCCGCAAAGCGCCTGCAAGGAGGACCGACTTGTCCAACGCCAACGCCACGCTGCACGCCCAGACCCAGAAGCTGCGCGGCCGCTTCGACCGTCTTCCCGTTGCCGGAAAGCTGGTGACGCTCTGTGCCGCCGCGATCGGCGTGCTGCTGACGATCGGCTTCACCATCGTCACGCTTCAGGCCTCGTCGGTGGTCGGGCGCGGGTCGAGCGAGACGGCGCAGGCGACGGCGGAGCGCTATGCCAGCGGCATCGCGACCGATGTGAACGGCATTGTCGGTGCCTCGCACGCAATGGCGCGGTCGATCTCGACCGACCTGACCGCGACCGGCTTTGCGGCCGAGCGGACGATCCCGCAGCTGCGCGGCTTCCTTGCCGCCGCGCCGACCGTACTGGGCGCCTGGTCGATCCTCGAGCCGGAATATCACCGGCCCGATCTGGCGGGACAGCCCGGCTGGAACGTTGCGGGGGGCTTTGCGCCCTATGTGACCCGCGACAAGGCGGGCAAGATCGCGATGCAGCCCGCGAGCCCGCCCGAGGATTGGCAGAAGGACTATTACGCCGAGGGCCTCAAGCGCGCCGCCGGCCGCCTCAGCATCCCCTATGTCTATCCGGTCGACGGCAAGGATGTGACGATGTTCAGCATCACCTTCCCGCTGCGCCGCGGAGATCAGGTGGTCGGCGTGTCCGGCTTTGACATCAGCCTAGACGACCTGTCCGCCGGACTGATGAAGGAAAAGCCGCTGGGATCGGGCCGGGTGCGCCTGATCGCGCAGGACGGCAAGTGGATCGCGCATGAAAATGCGCAGCTGCGCATGAAGTCCTATGACGAGGCCGAAAAGGATCTGATCGACGCGGTCGTCAAGTCGGGCAAGGCGCAGAGCTTCGACCATGTCGACGCCGATGGCAGCCACTGGGCCCGCTTCGCGGTGCCGGTGGCGATCGACGGGATCGACGATCGCTGGGCGGTCGTGGTCGATATCCCGGCGGCGGCGATCACCGCCCCGGCCAATGCGCTGACCTGGATGCTGGTGGTGATCGCGATCGTGCTGATCGCCGGTGCCGCTGCGGCACTGTGGGTCGCATCGAAGCGCGTCGTCGGGCTGCCGCTCGGCCGGCTCAGCGACACGGTCGACCGCCTCGCCAAGGGTGAGGACGTTCCGGTCGGCGAGACCGAGCGCAACGACGAGGTCGGCACGCTCGCCCGCGCCGCCGATGTCTTCCGCCTCGCCGCCGCCGAGCGCGAGCGCGAACAGGCGCGCAATGCCGAGGAGCAGCGGATCGTCACCGCCGCCATCGGCACCGGCCTCTCGGCACTGCGCGAAGGCAAGCTCACGGCGCGGATCGACGCCGATTTCCCGCCGGCCTATGCCCAGCTCAAGACCGATTTCAACGCCACCGCGACCACGTTGCGCGACCTGATCGCCGCCGTGGTCGAGCGTTCGGAGAGCATCCAGACCGGATCGACCGAGATCGCCCGCGCCGCGCAGGACCTGGCGAGCCGCAGCGAAAGCAGTGCGGCCAGCCTGGAGGAAACCTCCGCCGCGCTGTCGCAGATCGATCAGCGGCTGCGCGCCAGCGCCGCCTCCGCCGACGAAACGCTGAATTGCGCCAAGCGCGCCAATGTCAGCGTCGCCGGTGGCCGCGATGTCGCATCGGGCGCAGTCGCCGCGATGCACCGCGTGTCCGAATGCGCCAAGGGCATCGACGATGTGATCGAAGGGCTCGACAAGATTGCCTTCCAGACTCGCGTCCTTGCGATGAACGCGGCGGTCGAGGCGGGTCGTGCCGGAGAAGCAGGCCGTGGTTTCGCGGTGGTCGCCGACCTCGTCTCCGCGCTCGCGATGCGCGCCGAGGAAGAGGCCAAGCGCGCCCGCGACCAGCTGACCGTCACCCAGGAAGAGGTCGGCAATGCGGTCGGCGCAGTCGGCAATGTCGACGGGGCGCTGGTCCAGATCGCCGACATCTTCACCCAGGTGGATACGCTGGTCGGGTCGCTGGTCGACAATAACCGCGTTCAGGCGATGTCGATTTCGGAGATCGTGATTGCGGTCAGCGGGATGGACAGCACCACGCAGCAGAATGCCGCAATGGTCGAGGAAACCTCGGCGGCGGCGCAACAGCTGCGCACCGAAGCCACCGATCTCGCCGGCCGCGCTGCGCAGTTCGAGATCGACGGAACGCCGCAAAGCCGGAGCTACGCGGCGGCGGCGTGAAGTGAAACCGCGCACTCCGTTATCCCGGCGGGCGGCGGAGCGTTCGGGGTGCTACCAAAGCGTCTCGCAACCCAATGCGGCGATCTGTGGATCACGGGTTACCACGATTAGCCGTTCGGCGAGCGCCTGCGCCACGATCATGCGGTCGAACGGATCGCGATGCGTCAATGGCAACAACCCCGCGCCGCGCGCATGGTCATAGCGCAGATCGAGATGGATCAGGCCATCCTGACTGCACGCCTCTGCAAATTGCGACAGTGGTTCGACCATCGCGGGAAGTCTGCCACTGCCGACCTTGAGTGCGATCTCGTAGCAGGACACGGCGGAGACATATCGCTCGATATCCGGGTCGGAAATCGCAACGCGCGCGCGATCCGAGAGGCGAGGATCTCCCATCCACCACCAGACCAATGCGTGCGTATCGAGCAGCAGGCGCAACGCTCAGAGCTCCTTGCTCTCAAATGCGTCCAGCTCTTCCTCGGTAAACGTCGGTTCGAACCAGATGTCGCTCGGCACATCCTTCAACAGATGCTTAAAGCGGCCGGGCTGGCGGCGCGGCAAAGGCGTGGGCTCATATGCAATCAGTTTCGCATAGGGCTTTCCCGCCTTGGACAGGATGATCTCCTCGCCCGCATGCGCGCGGTCGATCAGCTTGGACAGCTGGGTCTTGGCATCATGAACGTTGAACGTCTTTTGCGGATCAGCCTCGGCCATCGCGCAGCTCCTTGAGTGGACTAAGCCAAGTTAGCTAAGTCCACTCAGATCTTCAAGCCTTGCTGACCACGCTCTCGGGCAGGTCCTTGCCGAACACGCGCTGATAATATTCCGCGACCAGCGCCCGCTCCGCCTCGTCGCACTTGTTGAGAAAGCTCAGGCGGAAGGCGAAGCCGACATCCTTGAAGATCTCGGTATTCTGCGCCCAGGTGATGACGGTGCGGGGCGACATCACGGTGGAGATGTCGCCGTTGATGAACCCGCGCCGGGTCAGTTCGGCGACGCGGACCATGTTCTCGACCATCTCCTTGCCGCCCGGCTTGTCATATTCGCCGCTCTTGGCGAGCACGATCTGCGCCTCGGTCGCGGCGGGGAGGTAGTTCAACGTGACGACGATGTTCCAGCGGTCCATCTGGCCCTGGTTGATCTGCTGTGTCCCATGATACAGCCCGCTGGTGTCGCCCAGACCCACCGTGTTGGCGGTGGCGAACAGACGGAACCAGGGGTTCGGACGGATCACGCGATTCTGGTCGAGCAGGGTCAGCTTGCCCTCGGTCTCCAGCACGCGCTGGATCACGAACATGACGTCGGGGCGCCCGGCGTCATATTCGTCGAAAACGAGCGCGGTCGGGGTCTGCAGCGCCCAGGGGAGCAGCCCTTCGCGGAACTCGGTGATCTGCTGCCCATCCTTGAGCACGATCGCGTCGCGCCCGATCAGGTCGATACGACTGATATGCGCGTCGAGATTGATGCGGATGCACGGCCAGTTGAGGCGGGCGGCGACCTGTTCGATGTGCGACGACTTGCCGGTGCCGTGATAGCCCTGGATCATCACGCGGCGGTTGTGCGCGAAGCCGGCGAGGATCGCGAGCGTGGTGTCGCCGTCGAAGACATAAGCCGGGTCGAGATCGGGGACGCGCTCGTCCGCCTCGCTGAACGCCGGCACTTCCATGTCGATGTCGATGCCGAACAGGTCGCGCACGCTGACGCTCTTGTCAGGCGCAGCGAGGATCGTCGTCTCGCGGCTGTCGGGCTGGGTGTTGGGGATGCTGCTCATCGGGCTTCCGGACTCGGGGACTGTTCTTTTGCGGTGCGGTATCGGCTAGCGCCCCGCTCCGCAAGCGCGGGCGACGGATCGGTTCGCTTCAATCCTCCCCCGCCAGGGGGAGGTGGCGCCGAAGGCGACGGAGGGGGAGGACGGCTGTGTCCTCTCGATCGTCGTGCTTCCTCCCCCTCCGTCAGCTACGCTGACACCTCCCCCTCGCGGGGGAGGATTATTGGCTATCCTGGTCCTCGCTCCACTTTTTCGGCAGCGGGAAGCGCGTCACGAACGCCTCGGCGAGCGCGTGGTCGCCCTCTATGCGCAGTATCCCCGCTGCCTCCAGCTCGGCCAGCGCGCCGCCATAGACCGCGCCCGCGATTGCGGTCGGCGGGCCGTTGAAGATCACGTCGGCACCGGCCGGATCGCCGCGCTTCAGCTCGATCCCGTCGCGATTGTAGCGCCCGACGAACAGGTCGTCGCCCATCCGGAACCCCACGACGAAATCGAGGTCGCCGGTGAGCGCCGGATTGTGCATGGTGCGCAGCGACATCATGGCGGAGGCTGCGGACAGATGCAGCGTCGGATCATGTTCGGGCGACCGCACCGCCCATGCGCCGAGCAGCTGGATCGGCTTTTCGGCCTCATGACCCCAGGGGGTCAGCGCATAGACCTGTGCGTTGGCCGGCGGGGGCAGTTTGTGCCGCGTCAGGATGCCCGATTCCTCGAGCCCCTCGAGCCGCTGGGTGAGCACATTCGCCGAAAGTCCGGGCAGTGCGCCCTTGATCTCGCTGAACCGGCGCGGGCCGAACATCAGTTCGCGCACGATCATCAACGACCAGCGCTCACCCACCAGTTCCAGCGCCATCGCCGTGCCGCAGGCGTCGTCATACCAGCGCCGCCGCTCCTTTTTCATAGCGATTTCCGCGACTTAAAAATATGAGTCATTTTTTCTAACTTCATAGTTGCTTTTAATAACTCAAAGGCGCATCAACATCAAGCAAGCGATTCGGAACCGGTGAGTTTCCCGGACGCGTCCAAGGAGAAGCGCGATGGCCAAGATGATTTTCGTGAACCTGCCGGTGAGGGACGTGGCGGCATCGACCGCCTTCTACGAAGCGATCGGCTTCACCAGGGACCCACGCTTCAGCAACGAGATGGCGAGCGCGATGCAGTGGTCGGACGAGATCACGCTGATGATCCTCGGCCATGATTTCTATTCGACCTTCATCCCGCACAAGACGATCGCCGATTCCTCGAAAGTGAACGAGGTTCTGCTGTGCCTGTCGTTCGACAGCCGCGAAGCTGTCGATGCGATCACGGAGAAGGCCGGCGCATCGGGCGGCAAGGCCGATGTCCGCGAACCGCAGGATATGGGCTTCATGTATGGCCGCAGCTTCGAGGACCCTGACGGCCACATCTTCGAGCCGATGTTCATGGACATGGAGGCCGCAATGGCCGCCTTCCCCGACGGACCGGCGCACGAACCGGCCTGAACCGAGATACCAAGGAGAGATGCCGTGACCAAAATCACCACCTGCATCTGGAGCAACTACACCGCAGAGGATCAGGCGGCGTTCTATACGTCGCTGATCCCCGACGCCCGTATCGTCCGCACCGAGCGCACCCCGATCGACACGCCCAGCCAGAAGGCGGGCGACGTCATCCTGTGCGAGATCGAACTGGCCGGGCACAGCTACCTGCTGCTCAACGGCGGCCCGATGTTCCAGCATAGCGAGGCGATGAGCTTCATCCTCCACACGCCGGATCAGGCCGAGACCGACCGGCTGTGGAACGCGATCACCGCCGATGGCGGGGCGGAGAGCATGTGCGGCTGGTGCAAGGACAAATGGGGGGTCAGCTGGCAGGTCACGCCGGACCGGCTGATGCAGCTGGTGTGGGACAATCCCGACAAGGCGGCAGCCCAGCGCGCGATGCAGGCGATGATGACGATGCAGAAGATCGACATCGCCACGGTCGAGGCTGCCGCTGCGGGGGAAACCCAACCCGCCTGACCTTACCTCCCGCAAGGAGACTGATCATGACCGTCGAGATTACCGGGTTCGACTGGGTGCCCGATTTCGCCAAGGGGTTCGTCCGCGACCTGCGTCCGCGCTGGGCGTGCGAGGAGATCGGCCTGCGCTACGACATGCGGCTGATGGACCCGCGTAACCGGCCCGCCGCCTATTTCGCGGAGCAGCCCTGGGGGCAGGTCCCCGCCCTCGTCGATGGCGGCGTGCATCTGTTCGAAAGCGGCGCGATCCTGCTGCACCTTGGCGAACGCGACGAACGGCTGTTGCCGCGCGACCCACAAGCGCGCGCCGATGCGCAAAGCTGGCTGTTCGCCGCCTATAACAGCGTCGAGCCGATGCTGTTCGAACTCGGCAATGTCGAGATCTTCTCGGCCGGCGAGCAATGGGCGGAGCTGCGTCGCCCCTCGCTGATCGCGGATATCGAACAAAGGCTCGACCGGCTTGCCGTCGCGATGGGCGACCGTGAGTGGCTCGCGGGGCAGTTCAGCATCGCCGACATCGCGATGGCGACGGTGCTGCGTCAGACGGAAGGCAGCGGGCTGCTCGCCGACCGGCCCGTGCTGCTCGCCTATTTGGAGCGCGCCATTGCTCGTCCCGCCTTCAAGGCCGCGCTCGCCGCGCAACTTGCCGATTTCAAACCCGAACACGCCCTCGCGTGAAGCGATCCCAGGGAGAGACCCAATGACCTATGTCGAAGGATTCCTGACCCCCGTCCCCACCGCCAACAAGGCGGTATATACCAAGCACGCACACAGCGCGATCGAGCTGTTCAAGGGGCTCGGCGCCACCCGCTTCGTCGAAGCCTGGGGCGATGATGTGCCCGATGGGAAGATCAACGACCTCAAGCAATCGGTCGCCCTCAAGGAGGACGAGACCGTGCTGTTCAGCTGGCTCGAATATCCCGACAAGGCGACGCGCGACGCCGCCAACGAAAAGATGATGAGCGACCCCAACGCGCTTGAAGGCATGAAGGACATGCCGTTCGACGGGAGCCGCATGATCTTTGCCGGGTTCGACGCGCTGGTCGAGGCAGGCGATGCGGGTCAGACCGGCTATATCGACGGATATGTCCTGCCCGTCCCCGCCGCGAACAAGGAGGCGTATCGCGAGCTCGCCGCGTCGATGGTGCCGCTGTTCCAGGAATTCGGCGCGCTGCGCGTGGTCGAGGCGTGGGGCGAGGATACGCCCGACGGCAAGGTCACCGACTACAACCGCGCGACCCATAAGAAGGACGACGAGGCGGTCGTCTATTCGTGGATCGAATGGCCCGACAAGGCGACGCGCGACGCCGGCTGGGCGAAGATCATGGAGGACGAGCGGATGAAGCCGCCGGCCGAGCCGCCGTTCGACGGCAAGCGGATGATGTGGGGCGGCTTCGCGCCGATCCTGGATACGGCGAAGGGGTGATCCTCGCCACGTCACCGTCACCCCGGCGAAAGCCGGGGTCTCGGGAGGCATGTGCACATCACATGAGACCCCGGCTTTCGCCGGGGTGACGACAATCCGAGAGGGAGGATTCCCATGACCAATCCCCACGGCAGATGGATCTGGTACGAACTGATGACCCCCGACGCGGCGGCGTCGCGGTCCTTTTACGAAGCCGTCGTCGGCTGGACCATCGACGCCGAATCGATGGCGCCCGGCGGTGCCGAATATCGCATCCTCCACGCGGGCGATGGCGATATCGGCGGCATGCTGACGCTCGACGCCGCGATGCTGGCGGGCGGCGCGAAGCCGGCCTGGCTGGGCTATGTCGGGGTCGACGATGTCGATGCGACGGTCGAACAGCTCAAGGCAGCGGGCGGGTCGGTGCATGTCCCGCCGACCGACATTCCGGGCGTCGGCCGCTTTGCGATGGTCGCCGATCCGCAAGGCATCCCCTTCTATGTGATGCGCGGATCCAGCCCCGAAACCAGCACCGCCTATGCGCGGATGGGCGAAGGCCATGTCAGCTGGAACGAACTCCAGACCAGCGACGATGCCGCCGGCTTCGCCTTCTATGCGGCCCTGTTCGGCTGGGAAAAGGCGGGCGGCATGCCGATGCCATGGGGCGAGTACAGCTTCCTGCGCGGGAAGGATGCGGGCGAGGAAATGGACAGCGTGTGGGGCGCGATGATGCCGCGCGAATGCGAGGACAAGCCGGTCGGCTGGACCTTTTACTTCCGCGTGCCGGATATCGAGGCGGCGCACGCCAAGGTGACGAAACTGGGCGGCACGCCGCTGAGCGATCCGATGGAGGTGCCCGGCGGCGAGCGGGTGTTCCACGCGACCGACCCGCACGGCGCGGTGTTCGGACTGGTCGCGCCCAAATGAGCGGCCCCGACCTCTACGCCCACCCCTTCTCCTCCTATTGCTGGAAGGCGCTGATCGCATTCTACGAACACGATCTGCCGTTCACGCTGAAGATCGTCGCGCCCGAGGAACCGGCGAACAGCGCGCGCTGGGCCGAACTCTGGCCGTTCAAGCGCTTCCCGCTGCTCGTCGATGGCGATCTGGTGCTGGGGGAATCAAGCATCATCGCCGAGCATGTCGATCGGCTGTCGGGCGCGCCGCTCCTGATCCCCGCCGATCCGGACGCGGCGCTGCAGGTGCGGATGCTCGACCGACTGTTCGACCAGCAGATCATGGACCCCGCCACCCGGCTGGTGTTCAACGCGATCCGGCCGGCAGACAAGCTCGATCCGCTGGCGGACGAGCAGGTCGCGGCGCAGCTCGCTACCAGCTACGCCTGGTTCGACGCGCATCTCGCCGGGCGCGAGTGGGTCGCGACCGACAGCTTCACGCTCGCCGATCTCTCCGCCGCGCCCGCCCTGTTCTACGCCGACTGGATCATCCCGATCCCGGAGGAACATGCGAACCTGCGCGCCTATCGCGCCCGGTTGCTCGCCTACCCCTCGGTCGCCCGCGCAGTGGATGGCGCGCGGCCCTATCGCCACTTCTTCCCGCTCG
The genomic region above belongs to Sphingomonas sp. J315 and contains:
- the cobT gene encoding cobaltochelatase subunit CobT translates to MASDTPLDQFKSVLAGTARALSHEAELELAFTADAPAQSGRHLKVPMPGRTLPPEQVAEARGFADGFALRLRLHDAATHLKAAPKEPVARAVFDAVETARVEALGSRGYAGIADNLDHALEMKMRSDPISRARTRDEVPLSTAVQLLVRERLTGRESPAAAALGLALVRDWIEDKGGADLDALALAIDDQATFAKLVGNLLADLELTEGDLIPDESDEGGGEDEGTDDVDESEADAGDEQGETGEGEIDARGEQREGETDEGEESEQEQGEFEDGEGDPGDAGDEGMMPVRPNRPWSDMPMQFDYGAYTTQYDEVIAATDLCDDEELDRLRAYLDNQLSNLQGVVTKLANRLQRRLMAQQNRSWDFDQDEGLLDAARLARVIVNPMQSLSYKVEKDTEFKDTVVTLLIDNSGSMRGRPISIAAISADILARTLERVGVKTEILGFTTRAWKGGQSREKWLAEGRPAQPGRLNDVRHIVYKQADEPWRRAKKSLGLMMREGLLKENIDGEALLWAHSRLIARPEDRKILMVISDGAPVDDSTLSVNSGSYLERHLRQVIGWIESRSPVGLVAIGIGHDVTRYYGRAVTIMDVDQLAGTMIEQLAALFDIDA
- a CDS encoding methyl-accepting chemotaxis protein, producing the protein MSNANATLHAQTQKLRGRFDRLPVAGKLVTLCAAAIGVLLTIGFTIVTLQASSVVGRGSSETAQATAERYASGIATDVNGIVGASHAMARSISTDLTATGFAAERTIPQLRGFLAAAPTVLGAWSILEPEYHRPDLAGQPGWNVAGGFAPYVTRDKAGKIAMQPASPPEDWQKDYYAEGLKRAAGRLSIPYVYPVDGKDVTMFSITFPLRRGDQVVGVSGFDISLDDLSAGLMKEKPLGSGRVRLIAQDGKWIAHENAQLRMKSYDEAEKDLIDAVVKSGKAQSFDHVDADGSHWARFAVPVAIDGIDDRWAVVVDIPAAAITAPANALTWMLVVIAIVLIAGAAAALWVASKRVVGLPLGRLSDTVDRLAKGEDVPVGETERNDEVGTLARAADVFRLAAAEREREQARNAEEQRIVTAAIGTGLSALREGKLTARIDADFPPAYAQLKTDFNATATTLRDLIAAVVERSESIQTGSTEIARAAQDLASRSESSAASLEETSAALSQIDQRLRASAASADETLNCAKRANVSVAGGRDVASGAVAAMHRVSECAKGIDDVIEGLDKIAFQTRVLAMNAAVEAGRAGEAGRGFAVVADLVSALAMRAEEEAKRARDQLTVTQEEVGNAVGAVGNVDGALVQIADIFTQVDTLVGSLVDNNRVQAMSISEIVIAVSGMDSTTQQNAAMVEETSAAAQQLRTEATDLAGRAAQFEIDGTPQSRSYAAAA
- a CDS encoding type II toxin-antitoxin system VapC family toxin; this translates as MRLLLDTHALVWWWMGDPRLSDRARVAISDPDIERYVSAVSCYEIALKVGSGRLPAMVEPLSQFAEACSQDGLIHLDLRYDHARGAGLLPLTHRDPFDRMIVAQALAERLIVVTRDPQIAALGCETLW
- a CDS encoding type II toxin-antitoxin system Phd/YefM family antitoxin yields the protein MAEADPQKTFNVHDAKTQLSKLIDRAHAGEEIILSKAGKPYAKLIAYEPTPLPRRQPGRFKHLLKDVPSDIWFEPTFTEEELDAFESKEL
- the cobS gene encoding cobaltochelatase subunit CobS, with protein sequence MSSIPNTQPDSRETTILAAPDKSVSVRDLFGIDIDMEVPAFSEADERVPDLDPAYVFDGDTTLAILAGFAHNRRVMIQGYHGTGKSSHIEQVAARLNWPCIRINLDAHISRIDLIGRDAIVLKDGQQITEFREGLLPWALQTPTALVFDEYDAGRPDVMFVIQRVLETEGKLTLLDQNRVIRPNPWFRLFATANTVGLGDTSGLYHGTQQINQGQMDRWNIVVTLNYLPAATEAQIVLAKSGEYDKPGGKEMVENMVRVAELTRRGFINGDISTVMSPRTVITWAQNTEIFKDVGFAFRLSFLNKCDEAERALVAEYYQRVFGKDLPESVVSKA
- a CDS encoding helix-turn-helix domain-containing protein, giving the protein MKKERRRWYDDACGTAMALELVGERWSLMIVRELMFGPRRFSEIKGALPGLSANVLTQRLEGLEESGILTRHKLPPPANAQVYALTPWGHEAEKPIQLLGAWAVRSPEHDPTLHLSAASAMMSLRTMHNPALTGDLDFVVGFRMGDDLFVGRYNRDGIELKRGDPAGADVIFNGPPTAIAGAVYGGALAELEAAGILRIEGDHALAEAFVTRFPLPKKWSEDQDSQ
- a CDS encoding VOC family protein, whose translation is MAKMIFVNLPVRDVAASTAFYEAIGFTRDPRFSNEMASAMQWSDEITLMILGHDFYSTFIPHKTIADSSKVNEVLLCLSFDSREAVDAITEKAGASGGKADVREPQDMGFMYGRSFEDPDGHIFEPMFMDMEAAMAAFPDGPAHEPA
- a CDS encoding VOC family protein, producing MTKITTCIWSNYTAEDQAAFYTSLIPDARIVRTERTPIDTPSQKAGDVILCEIELAGHSYLLLNGGPMFQHSEAMSFILHTPDQAETDRLWNAITADGGAESMCGWCKDKWGVSWQVTPDRLMQLVWDNPDKAAAQRAMQAMMTMQKIDIATVEAAAAGETQPA
- a CDS encoding glutathione S-transferase family protein — translated: MTVEITGFDWVPDFAKGFVRDLRPRWACEEIGLRYDMRLMDPRNRPAAYFAEQPWGQVPALVDGGVHLFESGAILLHLGERDERLLPRDPQARADAQSWLFAAYNSVEPMLFELGNVEIFSAGEQWAELRRPSLIADIEQRLDRLAVAMGDREWLAGQFSIADIAMATVLRQTEGSGLLADRPVLLAYLERAIARPAFKAALAAQLADFKPEHALA
- a CDS encoding DUF1428 domain-containing protein, which produces MIFAGFDALVEAGDAGQTGYIDGYVLPVPAANKEAYRELAASMVPLFQEFGALRVVEAWGEDTPDGKVTDYNRATHKKDDEAVVYSWIEWPDKATRDAGWAKIMEDERMKPPAEPPFDGKRMMWGGFAPILDTAKG
- a CDS encoding VOC family protein; translated protein: MTNPHGRWIWYELMTPDAAASRSFYEAVVGWTIDAESMAPGGAEYRILHAGDGDIGGMLTLDAAMLAGGAKPAWLGYVGVDDVDATVEQLKAAGGSVHVPPTDIPGVGRFAMVADPQGIPFYVMRGSSPETSTAYARMGEGHVSWNELQTSDDAAGFAFYAALFGWEKAGGMPMPWGEYSFLRGKDAGEEMDSVWGAMMPRECEDKPVGWTFYFRVPDIEAAHAKVTKLGGTPLSDPMEVPGGERVFHATDPHGAVFGLVAPK
- a CDS encoding glutathione S-transferase family protein, whose protein sequence is MSGPDLYAHPFSSYCWKALIAFYEHDLPFTLKIVAPEEPANSARWAELWPFKRFPLLVDGDLVLGESSIIAEHVDRLSGAPLLIPADPDAALQVRMLDRLFDQQIMDPATRLVFNAIRPADKLDPLADEQVAAQLATSYAWFDAHLAGREWVATDSFTLADLSAAPALFYADWIIPIPEEHANLRAYRARLLAYPSVARAVDGARPYRHFFPLGAPDRD